The following are from one region of the Cetobacterium somerae genome:
- a CDS encoding OmpH family outer membrane protein, with product MKKIAIIAMLAAVSTSAFALKVGYVNSQELFAKYSQTKVIRDNLTKEKQTLETTLQKKEIELQKLQVELQGKGKDVTEAEKKAFEEKVTAFQKLVRESQAKLSNEEAKKMQEIDRLINISIQNVARSDKYDYVLEQGAIKFGGENITPKVLNVMEKSKKVN from the coding sequence ATGAAGAAAATAGCAATAATAGCAATGTTAGCAGCAGTATCTACATCTGCTTTCGCATTAAAAGTAGGATATGTAAATAGTCAAGAGTTGTTTGCAAAATATTCACAAACAAAAGTTATTAGAGATAATTTAACTAAGGAAAAGCAAACTTTAGAGACTACATTACAAAAGAAAGAGATTGAATTACAAAAACTTCAAGTTGAATTACAAGGAAAAGGGAAAGATGTAACTGAAGCTGAAAAAAAGGCTTTTGAAGAAAAAGTTACAGCATTTCAAAAGTTAGTAAGAGAGTCTCAAGCTAAACTTTCAAATGAAGAAGCAAAAAAAATGCAAGAGATAGATAGATTAATAAATATCTCTATTCAAAACGTAGCAAGATCAGATAAGTATGACTACGTTCTTGAGCAAGGTGCAATTAAATTTGGAGGAGAAAATATAACTCCAAAAGTGTTAAATGTTATGGAAAAAAGTAAAAAAGTAAACTAA
- the lpxD gene encoding UDP-3-O-(3-hydroxymyristoyl)glucosamine N-acyltransferase — protein sequence MTYKIDELITLLECEVKGDAKVNITGLSPFFQAEEGEVTFASDEKFLKKLDETKASVVIVPFGMVLPENGKTYLLVKDNPRVLMPKLLAFFKRKLKKMEKLVEESAIIGEGTTVGINAYIGHDVKLGKNVMIYPNVTICEGVEIGDNTIIYPNVTIREFCKIGKECVIQPGAVIGSDGFGFVKVNGNNTKIDQIGSVILEDFVEIGANTTIDRGTIGNTVIKKYTKIDNLVQIAHNDIIGQNCLIISQVGIAGSTEVGDNTTLGGQVGVAGHIKIGSNVMVGAKSGIIGNVDDNQVLAGHPLMNLKDDLKVKAAQKKLPELFKRVKELEKKL from the coding sequence ATGACTTATAAAATAGATGAGTTAATAACCCTTCTTGAATGTGAGGTAAAGGGAGATGCCAAGGTAAACATTACAGGGTTATCTCCCTTTTTTCAAGCTGAAGAAGGAGAAGTAACTTTTGCATCAGATGAAAAATTTTTAAAAAAATTAGATGAAACTAAAGCAAGTGTTGTAATTGTTCCATTTGGAATGGTATTACCAGAAAATGGGAAGACATATTTACTAGTAAAGGATAATCCAAGAGTTTTAATGCCTAAGTTATTAGCATTTTTTAAAAGAAAGCTGAAAAAAATGGAAAAATTAGTTGAAGAATCAGCTATAATAGGTGAAGGAACAACTGTTGGAATAAATGCTTATATTGGGCATGACGTGAAACTTGGAAAAAATGTAATGATTTATCCAAATGTAACAATATGCGAAGGGGTTGAAATAGGGGATAATACAATAATTTATCCAAATGTAACAATAAGAGAGTTTTGTAAAATTGGAAAAGAGTGTGTTATTCAACCAGGAGCAGTAATTGGATCAGATGGATTTGGTTTTGTAAAGGTAAATGGAAATAATACAAAAATAGATCAAATAGGATCTGTAATTCTTGAAGATTTTGTTGAAATAGGTGCCAATACAACAATTGATAGAGGAACGATTGGAAATACAGTAATTAAAAAATATACAAAAATAGATAATCTAGTTCAAATTGCTCATAATGATATAATTGGTCAAAACTGTTTAATCATATCTCAAGTAGGAATAGCTGGAAGCACTGAGGTAGGAGATAATACAACTTTAGGTGGACAAGTTGGAGTTGCAGGACATATTAAGATTGGTAGCAACGTAATGGTTGGAGCAAAATCTGGTATTATAGGAAATGTTGATGATAATCAGGTTCTTGCAGGACATCCATTGATGAATCTAAAAGATGACTTAAAAGTAAAAGCTGCTCAAAAGAAATTACCAGAACTATTCAAAAGAGTAAAAGAGCTGGAAAAGAAACTTTAA
- a CDS encoding TIGR03936 family radical SAM-associated protein: MKKRITFDKYGEMRFISHLDMLRFADRLLKKAHIPMKYTQGFHPRPKISLGNPVSLGTEAFNELMDIELSEMMTNEEVMERMNSAAVPGFKVTKVETIEDKRSIVDVYTNAIFEITGSKSDIDTLETLFNQEEIIERKEKKGKISERNLGERVKDFSRVDDTINLELVNTSPNSFLILAGVDIKDVHIIKKGYKI, translated from the coding sequence ATGAAAAAGAGAATAACTTTTGATAAGTATGGTGAAATGAGATTTATATCCCATTTGGATATGCTTAGATTTGCAGATAGATTATTAAAGAAAGCTCATATACCTATGAAATATACTCAAGGATTTCATCCAAGACCAAAGATATCCTTAGGAAATCCAGTATCTTTAGGAACAGAAGCTTTTAATGAATTAATGGATATAGAGTTATCAGAAATGATGACAAATGAAGAGGTAATGGAAAGAATGAATTCTGCAGCAGTTCCAGGGTTTAAAGTAACTAAAGTAGAAACAATAGAAGATAAAAGAAGTATTGTAGATGTATATACAAATGCTATATTTGAAATAACAGGTTCTAAAAGTGATATAGATACTTTAGAAACTCTATTTAATCAAGAGGAAATAATTGAGAGAAAAGAGAAAAAAGGAAAGATATCAGAGAGAAACTTAGGAGAAAGAGTTAAAGATTTTTCAAGAGTAGATGACACAATAAACTTGGAATTGGTTAATACTTCACCAAACTCTTTTTTAATTTTAGCAGGAGTAGATATAAAGGACGTACATATAATAAAAAAAGGTTATAAAATCTAA
- the serS gene encoding serine--tRNA ligase has product MLDLRFIRENIDMLQEMLVNRGSNIDLQEFVKLDTERREILSKVEMLKNKRNTESAEVARRKKAGEDASEIIAEMGKVSAEIKELDAKLAEVEEKVTYFQMTFPNMYHSSTPIGKDEEDNVEIRRWGTPREFTFQPKEHWEIGENLEILDFERGAKLGGSRFVVYRGAAARLERALISFMLDTHTTEHGYTEHLTPFIVKRDICEGTGQLPKFEEDMYKTTDDMFLISTSEITLTNIHRQEILNESDLPKYYTAYSPCFRREAGSYGRDMKGLIRLHQFNKVEMVKLATPETSYDELEKMVANAETILQRLGLPYRVIQLCSGDMGFGAAKTYDLEVWLPGQNKFREISSCSNCGDFQARRMGLKYRPEGNSKSEFCHTLNGSGLAVGRTLVAIMENYQQEDGSFLIPEVLVPYMGGMTVVKK; this is encoded by the coding sequence ATGCTAGATTTAAGATTTATTCGTGAAAACATTGATATGTTACAAGAAATGCTTGTAAACAGAGGAAGCAATATTGATCTTCAAGAGTTTGTAAAATTAGATACAGAGAGAAGAGAGATTTTATCCAAAGTTGAAATGCTAAAAAATAAAAGAAATACAGAGTCTGCAGAAGTAGCTAGAAGAAAAAAAGCAGGAGAGGACGCTTCTGAAATTATAGCTGAGATGGGAAAAGTTTCTGCTGAAATAAAAGAGTTAGATGCAAAACTTGCAGAAGTAGAAGAGAAAGTAACATATTTCCAAATGACATTTCCAAATATGTATCATTCAAGTACTCCTATCGGAAAAGATGAAGAGGATAATGTTGAAATAAGAAGATGGGGAACACCAAGAGAGTTTACTTTCCAACCAAAAGAGCACTGGGAAATAGGAGAAAATCTTGAAATTTTAGACTTTGAAAGAGGAGCAAAATTAGGAGGTTCAAGATTTGTAGTATATAGAGGAGCAGCAGCAAGATTAGAGAGAGCTTTAATTAGCTTTATGCTAGATACTCATACAACAGAGCATGGATATACAGAGCATCTAACACCGTTTATTGTAAAAAGAGATATCTGTGAAGGAACAGGACAACTACCAAAATTTGAAGAGGATATGTATAAGACAACTGATGATATGTTCTTAATTTCAACATCAGAGATAACATTAACAAATATACATAGACAAGAGATATTAAATGAAAGTGATTTACCTAAGTATTATACAGCTTACTCACCTTGTTTCAGAAGAGAAGCGGGTTCTTATGGAAGAGATATGAAAGGATTAATAAGATTACATCAATTTAATAAAGTTGAAATGGTAAAGTTAGCAACACCTGAAACATCATATGATGAGCTAGAGAAAATGGTTGCTAATGCAGAAACAATATTACAAAGATTAGGATTACCATATAGAGTTATTCAATTATGTTCTGGAGATATGGGATTTGGAGCAGCTAAAACTTATGATTTAGAGGTATGGTTACCAGGTCAAAATAAATTTAGAGAAATTTCATCTTGTTCTAACTGTGGAGATTTCCAAGCTAGAAGAATGGGATTAAAATATAGACCAGAAGGAAATTCGAAAAGTGAATTCTGTCATACATTAAATGGATCAGGATTAGCAGTAGGTAGAACTCTAGTAGCAATTATGGAAAATTACCAACAAGAGGATGGATCATTCTTAATACCAGAAGTTTTAGTACCATATATGGGTGGTATGACTGTTGTTAAAAAGTAG
- the fba gene encoding class II fructose-1,6-bisphosphate aldolase gives MSYNYKDLGLSNTREMFAKANKEHYAVPAFNFNNMEQMLAIVEACAEMGSPVILQCSTGALKYMTKEVTPLLAKAAVDRARAMGSDIPVALHLDHGPSLDAVKSCIDAGFSSVMIDGSHYSFDENIAITKEVVEYAKKFDVTVEAELGVLAGVEDDVVAEHSIFTNPDEVEEFVSRTGVDSLAIAIGTSHGAHKFKPGTNPKLELEILAEIERRIPGFPIVLHGSSAVPQKYVEEIKKYGGVLKDAIGIPNTELMGAAKSGVAKINVDTDGRLAFTAGVRRVFAEQPGEFDPRKYLGVAKEEMKSYYKEKIKEVFGSENAYKAAK, from the coding sequence ATGTCATATAATTACAAAGATTTAGGATTATCTAATACTAGAGAAATGTTCGCAAAAGCTAACAAAGAGCACTATGCTGTTCCAGCATTTAACTTCAATAATATGGAGCAAATGCTTGCAATCGTTGAAGCTTGTGCTGAGATGGGATCACCAGTTATATTACAATGTTCAACAGGAGCATTAAAGTATATGACAAAAGAGGTTACTCCACTTTTAGCTAAGGCAGCTGTAGATAGAGCAAGAGCTATGGGATCAGATATTCCAGTAGCACTTCACTTAGATCACGGACCAAGCTTAGATGCAGTAAAATCATGTATAGATGCAGGATTCTCATCAGTAATGATCGATGGATCTCACTATTCATTTGACGAGAATATAGCAATTACAAAAGAAGTTGTTGAATATGCAAAGAAATTTGATGTTACAGTAGAAGCTGAATTAGGAGTTCTTGCTGGAGTAGAAGATGACGTTGTTGCTGAGCACAGCATATTTACTAATCCTGATGAGGTTGAAGAGTTTGTATCAAGAACTGGAGTAGATTCATTAGCTATAGCTATTGGAACTTCACATGGAGCTCACAAATTCAAACCTGGAACAAATCCAAAGTTAGAGTTAGAAATATTAGCTGAAATCGAAAGAAGAATCCCAGGATTCCCAATCGTATTACACGGATCATCAGCAGTACCTCAAAAATATGTTGAAGAAATCAAAAAATATGGTGGAGTATTAAAAGACGCTATTGGAATCCCTAACACTGAGTTAATGGGAGCAGCAAAATCAGGTGTTGCAAAAATAAACGTAGACACAGATGGAAGACTTGCATTTACAGCAGGAGTAAGAAGAGTATTTGCTGAGCAACCTGGAGAGTTCGATCCAAGAAAATATTTAGGTGTTGCAAAAGAAGAGATGAAATCATACTATAAAGAAAAAATTAAAGAAGTTTTCGGATCAGAGAACGCTTACAAAGCAGCAAAATAA
- a CDS encoding NADH-quinone oxidoreductase subunit NuoE family protein, which produces MACDNKLKKEMFEELKKYISEIEEKNGALISVLHKGQEIFGYLPQEVQEFIAKEMNIPIAKVYGVVSFYHFFSMKPKGKHPISVCMGTACYVRGAEKVLNSVKNYLGIDVGETTEDGLFSIDALRCVGACGLAPVVLIGKDVYGKEEVKDMKKILEKYRKEASK; this is translated from the coding sequence ATGGCTTGTGATAATAAATTAAAAAAAGAGATGTTTGAAGAATTAAAGAAGTATATAAGTGAGATTGAAGAAAAAAATGGAGCATTAATCTCTGTACTTCATAAAGGACAAGAGATTTTTGGATATTTACCACAAGAAGTACAGGAGTTTATAGCAAAAGAGATGAATATTCCAATTGCTAAAGTGTATGGAGTGGTAAGTTTTTATCATTTCTTCTCAATGAAACCAAAAGGAAAGCATCCGATATCAGTTTGTATGGGTACAGCTTGTTATGTTAGAGGGGCTGAAAAAGTTTTAAATAGTGTAAAAAATTACTTAGGAATTGATGTAGGAGAAACAACAGAGGATGGATTGTTTTCTATAGATGCATTAAGATGTGTTGGAGCGTGTGGACTAGCTCCAGTAGTTTTAATAGGAAAAGATGTTTATGGAAAAGAAGAGGTTAAAGATATGAAAAAAATCTTAGAAAAATATAGGAAAGAGGCATCAAAATAG